Below is a genomic region from Sphingomonas sp. KR3-1.
GATGTCGCGCCGGGTCAGCCGGATGCCGCCATCGGTGAGCGTGTGGACGGCGCGGGCGAGCGGCCCGTCGGGATTGGCGAGCAGCTGATAGGCAAAGGCATAGTTGGCCGGATCGGGATCCAGCCGCTGATCGACCAGGAATTCACCGATGCGGTCGTACAGGTTGCGGGCGGCATCGCTGCCGCTTGTCGCCCGGACGGCCTTGGCCGCGACCATGTGCCTCAATGCCTCACCAGAAGTTCGTCCCACGGCAATAGGCTGCCGTGCGGCGGCAAATTACCGTCGAACTGCTAACATAGGATGAGCAAAATCGGCGCGGTCACCATTATTGCACCCGTATTTCAACGGGTGTGGGCCGCCCGATACTTCTGCACGGCTTCGAGCGACAGGCGAATATGGTCGGCCGGGCTCATGTTCGAATGGACGAACAGCACCTTGCCGTTCGGCGCGATCACATAGGAGGTGCGGCTGGTGATCTTGGTCACCGTGCCGTCGGGCTTGGTGAGCGCGACATCATACTTCTTGATGATGTCCGGGCTTGCCGCGGCGACGGCGAACTTGCCCGCGCACTTCTCGGCCGAGAAGGCTTCGAGCTTGTCGATATTGCCCGCGGTCATGCCGATCACGCTGGCGCCGGCCTTCTGGAAATCGGGCAGCGCCTCGGCGAACGCATGCGCCTCGGCATTGCAGCCATCGGTGAAGGCGGCGGGGAAGAAATAGAGGACGACCGGGCCCTTCTTGAGCGCGGTCTTGAGGTTCACCGTGAAGGGCTTGCCGGCCATCGCGCCGGGCGCGGTGAAGTCGGGCGCGCGCACCCCGGTGTTGAGCGATGCCGTGGCCGGCACGGCAAGCGTCAGGGCAGCAGCGGCGATCAGCAATTTGCGCATGGCGATCCTCCTTCTTCCTTCAGTCCCGCCGGCTAGCGCGTGAATGCGATGCCGATCCGGGCGTGGGTGTCGTTCTTGCGATAGTCGTCCAGGGCTTCACCATAGCCGGTAAAGACCTGGCCGAAGAGATAGAAACCGACGCCCTTGGCAACCCGGGCGAGCGGATAGGAAACGAACAGCTCGGCCGCGCCCTTGCGCGTCTCGACATTGCCCCGCCCGGTGAGCGAGAGCTTCAGCCCGTCCTGCTGGCCGATCGCCGCGGTGAGCGAGGTATAGCCGAAATAGTCCTTCACATCGGGCGCGCTGCGGATCTGGCCGACATAGAACCAGGCCTGGGGCGCGATATCGAGATGCCAGTCGCCGCCCAGGTCGAAGCTTTTCTCGGCGCGCAGGAACACGCGGTTGAGATCGACCGAATCGAGCTCGCCCCGCCCGTTCGAATCATGCCGATAGCCGATCGCAACCTTGGTCGTGTCGTTGAACGGGATGTCGGCGTAGATCTCGGGGCTGTAGTTGGTCGAGCGGAACGGCCCCGACGGCTGGTTCAGCGCCCAGAACATCGTCTGGGTGTAGGCGAAGCGCAGATTGCCGAGCTTGAGCGGGGCATTCTCGGCAAAGGGGCGGAAGGCGAAGCTCACCTGCAGCTTGCCGCCCGAATCCTTGAGCCCGAACGCGCCATAGACCGGCTCGTGCGGCTCGAAGCGGTCGACGAACGCCGAGGAGCTGCCGGTCGAACTCTGCACCACCGTCTCGCCCTCGGGAATCTCGGCGGCCGCATGCTGCTCGGCGGGCGGCACCGCGCGGCCGGCAACGCTGACCGGCACGTAACGTGCCTTGGCGAAGCCGTGCGGCGCCACGGTTGCCAGCGGCCCCGGCGCGCGCTCGAGCACCAGCCGGGTGCCGTCGATCGCGGTGATCTCGATCTGGCGCGGACCGGCGTCGGTCACCGCCACATCGCCCTCGTTGATCAGGAACACCTCCACGCCGCGCAGCGCCTCGGTCTCGGAGGCGGGCTGGGCGGGCACGGCGCGCAGGCTCTGAGCCGCGGCGGGCGTGGCGCAAAGCAGCGCGGCAGGGATCAGCAGGCGGCGCATGGGCATCGGCGGGTTGAGTGGCAGGGGTTTGTGACCTTGGCGAGTCAAAATCGGAGCGCTAGGGCATCCCCATGCCAGTGACCGCCGCCGATATCGCCCTTGCCGAACGCCTTGCCGATGCGGCGGGCGCGGCGATCCTCCCCTATTTCCGCGCCGAGCACGGCGTCGAAGCCAAGGACGACCAGTCCCCGGTCACCCTTGCCGACCGCGCCGCCGAGGAGGCGATGCGCAAGCTGATCATCGCCGAGCGGCCGATGGACGGCATCCAGGGCGAGGAGTTCGGGGTGCGCGAGGGGACGAGCGGTCGCGTCTGGGTGCTCGATCCGATCGACGGCACGCGCGCCTTCATCGCCGGCCGCCCGATCTTCGGCACGCTGATCGCGCTGATCGAGGAAGGATGGCCGCTGCTCGGCATCATCGACCAGCCGGTGACCAAGGAGCGCTGGCTCGGCGTGATGGGCCGCCCGACGCTGTTCAACGGCAAGCCGGCCGAGACGCGCCGCTGCCGCGACCTCAAGGACGCGATCCTCGCCACGACCTCGCCCGCCCTGTTCGGCGACGACCAGCTCCATGCCTTCGAGCATCTCGACGCCGCGGTGATGAGCGTGGTGCTCGGCGGCGACTGCTATAATTATGGCTGCGTCGCCAGCGGCTGGATGGACGTGGTGGTCGAGGCCGGGCTCAAGCTCCACGACTTCGCGGCGCTGGTGCCGATCGTCGAGGGCGCGGGCGGGCGGATGTGCGACTGGCAGGGCGATCCGCTCCACGCCGGCAGCAACGGCGAAGTCGTGGCGGCGGGCGACCCGGCGCGGATCGACGACATCCTCGAGGCGCTGGCCTGCCGCGGGGATCACCAACACGGACATTGAGCGCGCGACTCGAAAGGTCACGAAGGCCGCACCAATGGCGATTTTTCCGGCGCCTATTTTCCCGGTTTTCCCGCGATAACGCAAGTTTCTTGCGCGCGGCTTTTCCTATATTTCCAACAGTTTAAAGAGCGGCCGGATGCCGATCCGGCCGTGGCAGCCAAGCAGGCGAAATCCTACATTGCAAGCCTTGGCGTGCATTGGCAGGCGCCGGGTTCAGGCTCGCTGCCAGCGCCCGCGATCCGTTCCCTGCTGCTTCCCGCAGGGCTGCGTGGGTGCTGCGTGATCTAGCGGACGGCCTCGGCCGCAGCGTCGATCGTTTCGCGCGCATGCGATTCGTTGCCCTGCAAGCGCTCCCGATAGCGCTTCAGCCGAACCTGCAAGGCATTGTGACGCGCTTTGAGCAGCGCCTCGGCAGTATGGCGGAATGGCAATGCCGTGCCCTGCAGGGCCCGAGCCGACAGGTCGTTGCTCATCCGGAGGGTCTCGCCGCTTATTATGTTGTTGACGCAGAGCACGGCGCCGCTGGTCGCGTTCGAGGTACGCAGGATATTGCCGGAGACGGCGTTGCTCCGGCGCAGGACATTGCCGGATTGACGATTGGCCTCGCGCAGCCGCGCGAGCGTCTCGTCATAGTCGGCGCGGCTGTTGACGTTGACGAAGCTGCCGCCGCCGGCATCGGAGACTGCCTTCAGCGCTGCCGCTTCGCTCGATGGCAAGCCGAAGCCGATGATGTTGACGACTGCCCGGGTCTTGCCGCTGTTGATCCTTCGCGCGGTCGCCACCGGATCGCCTCCGCACGTCTCCTCGCCGTCGGAGACGACATAGATGACCTGTTCTCCTGCGGTGGACGAGCGGGCGAGCAGCGCCTCCGCTCTTGCCAGGCCAGCGGCGAGCGGCGTCCAGCCCACCGCCCGAATCCGCGAGACCGCGGCACCAAGCTGCGTGCGATCGTTCGACATGGGAGCCAGAAGATCGACGCCCGCGCAGGACCTGGCCTTGCCCGCCGCGCTGTTGTCGCCCTGCTGCCCGAAGACGAGCAGCGACGCCTCCACGGACGACGGCAGCCCATCGACGAAGCGCGTGGCGGCCTCGCGGGCGAGCGCGAGCTTGGTCTGTCCGCCGATCCGGCCCGCCATCGAGCCCGAGCCGTCGATCGCCACGACGACCCGAACCGGCGGAACGCGGGGCCCGATTCCGTCGCTCTTCCGTGGCTCCAACTCCGGCCGGTCCAGCCCGACTTCCTGGAAGCAGCGATCCGGATTTTCGGTGACGAACCGGCCGACATAGGCGCGCGCCTGCGCGGCCTCGCCGGCGTTGACGTTCTCCAGCGCCGCCGCCGCGTCCTTGGTGCCGTTCTGGGGGCCGCCGCATCCGCTTACGGCCATTGCCAGGAGACCGTAAACGCAGCCACGAGCGATCTCCCTGCACCGATCCACGGCTCAATCCTTCTTGCGGAACGCCTTGCGCTGGTCGTGGCGCTCGTCCTTCGATCGCTTGCCGCTCTCCGACTTGGCGGTGGTGCCCTTGCCGACATCGTCGCGCGGGCGGCCCTTGGTGTCGCGCTGGGCGGCGGCGCGGGCGCCTTCGAGGACCGGGCCGCAGGCCGCCGCCTTGGCATCGCCGACATCGACAAAGGCGATGATCGCCGCGAACGGGCTGGCGAAGACGCCGAGGCCGAGGCCCACGCCGGCGCGGGCGACCAGCTCGGGCGAGATCACGTCGATGCCCGGCCTGGCGAAATAGCCGTTCACGCCTACCGGCGACTGCGCCGAGAACAGGCTGAACTTCTTGGCGTCGGCGCGGAAGGCGAGGTCGATCGATTCGTTGCGGAAGCTGAAGCCGCCGCGGCCGAGCATCACGTTCTTCTGCGTGTCGATCAGGATCGGGTCCGCCGCCGCCACGCCGTTGCGCACGGTGAAACCGATCAGCCCGCAATTGATCTGCACCGGCTCCTTCAGCTTCTTCTCGAACATCTTCTGGACGAAGGTGCCGAGATCGAGCTCGGCGAGCTGGACGTTGCGCGTCCAGAAGGTGCCGCGCGGCAGGATGATCGCGATGCGGCCGTTCGAATGGGCGAGCGATTCGCGCACGCTGTCGCCGCTGCCGGTCATCTGCACGCGCGCCTTGATCGTGCCGCTGGTGCCGCTCTGCTCGACGCCCCAGCCGGCGAGCAGCGTTCCCATCGGCGTGGGCGAGAGGCGGATGTCGTAATCGGTGAAGACCGGCTGCTTGCGCGCGTTGATCGTGATGTCCGAGCTTACCGTGCCGCGCGCCATGCTGAAGTTGAGCGGGCTGAGCTTGAGCAGCATGTTGTCGAGATCGAGCCCGAGCTCGATGTTCGAGACGGGCAGGCTGGGCGCGCGGACGTTGCGCACCGTCCAGTGGACCTTGGCGTCGAAATTGCGCAGCGCATCGACGCGCAGCTTGGCGTCGGGCAGGAGGCGCGGGGTGCCGGCGACCTGGGTCACCGCGCCGGCCGCGCCCTTGGCCGCCAGGGTGTTGGGATTGTAGCCGATGAACGGGCCGGCATCGACGATGTCGAGCGTGTCGGTGGCGAGCTGGGCGGTGACGAGCAGGCGCGGGCGCGTCATCTTCACCGCCATCTTGCCGGCGATGTCCGAATCGCCGAACCGGCCCTTCAGCCCGGTGAAGCGCCATTCGTCGCCCGCCTTGGTCAGCGCCGAGCGGATCCGGTAGGTGCGGGTATCGGGCACGGCGATGCCGGCGAGCAGGAAGATGTCGGCAAGGTTCTGGCCGCGCATGTCCATGTGCAGGTCGGCGCCCTCGATCTCGGTGGCGCCGGGCAGCGTGCCCGAGACATCGACCTGGGTGCGCACGCCCTCGGCATGGAGGCGGAGCTGGTTCTTGCCGCCGGTCACGGTGGCGTTGGGCGTGAGCAGCGCGCCGTTCAGGGTGAAGCGGGTGCCGCGCGCGGTGCCGCCGCCGTCGAAGCGGATCGTCGAGGCGAACTGGGTGTCCTTCGCTTCGACCGTGTGGATGCGGATGCCCGCCTCGATCTGCATGCGCGGATCGACATAGCGGATCATCGTGCCCTGGAGCAGTGCGCGGCGGATGACCGGCAGGTCGAGCGGCTCGCCCTTTTCCTCGCTGAACGTCCAGGTGTTGCGCTTGCCGGCCTTGTCCCATTGCAGGTCGACCTGGCCGTTCTCGAGGCTGAGCCAGTTGACCCGCCGCTTGCCGGTGATCAGCGACCAGGTCGAGATGCGCGAATCGATGCGGCGCGCCTCGAAGAAATTGCCCTTGCCGGCCCATTCGGGGTTGGCGATGTGGATCTTCTCGGCGACGAACTTGACGTTGAGCGGATTGAAATAGAGCTGGAAGTCGCCCTCCACCTTCACTTCGCGGTGCGTCTGGCCGGCGACGATGCGCTCGAAGGTATGGCGCAGGAAGCGGCCCTTGGTGACGAACAGGATCGTCCAGGCCAGCACCAGCAGGCCGAGGATCGTCGCGACGACGGCGATGACGCTGGCCAGCGGGGTGCCGAGCGCGCGCAGCGGCCGGGCCGGGGCGTCGGCCGGCGGTGCCGAATCGGCGGCGACAATGGGGGCTTCGCGATCGGCCATCGGATAGAAAAGTCCCGCGGGCCGAATGAGTTCCGCGGCGAGCGCAGACTCCGGTTGCACCGCCCCACGCTTTGGGCTAGGGGCCCCGCTTTCCGCGATCGAGGAATACGCCGGCTGTATGGGCTGCCGCGCGCATTCGCAATCGTCGAACCATAAGGAGACGAAAATGCCCAAGCTCAAGACGAAGAGCGGCGTCAAGAAGCGCTTCAAGCTCACCGCCACTGGCAAGGTGAAGCACGGAGTCGCCGGCAAGCGCCACCGCCTGATTTCGCATAACGCGAAGTACATCCGCCAGAACCGCGGCACCTCCGTGCTCGCCGACGCCGATACCGCCCGCGTTATCGCGTGGGCGCCGTACGGCCTGAAGTAAGGAGGGCCTAGAAAATGGCACGAGTTAAGCGTGGTGTAACCACCAAGGCCAAGCACAAGAACATTCTTGAGCAGGCAAAGGGCTATCGCGGTCGTCGCAAGAACACGATCCGCATCGCCCGTCAGGCCGTCGAGAAGGCCGGCCAGTATGCGTATCGCGACCGCAAGGTTAAGAAGCGGACCTTCCGCGGTCTGTGGATCCAGCGCATCAACGCCGGTGTCCGCGCCGAGGGCCTGACCTATTCGCAGTTCATGCACGGGCTGAAGCTCGCCGGCATCGAGCTGGACCGGAAGGTCCTGGCCGATATCGCGATGCACGAAGGCGAAGCCTTTACCGCCATCATCGCCCAGGCGAAGGCGGCCCTGCCCCAGGCCGCCTGAGGCAAGCAACCGGATAGAAAGGGGCCGTGGATCATCGATCCGCGGCCCCTTTTCTTTTGCCCCGGCATCGGCCTATCCCCCGTTCCAAGGGGGAATCATGATTGTCGGTATCGATCTTGGCACGACCAACAGTGCCATCGCCTGTTTTCGCGACGGTGCGCCGCAGCTCATCCCCAACGCGCTTGGCGACCTGCTGACCCCTTCGGCGGTCAGCCTCGGCAAGGACGGATCGCTGCTCGTCGGCCTGGCCGCGCGCGACCGCCAGTCGACGCATCCGGATCTGACCGCCACCGCGTTCAAGCGCCACATGGGCACGCGCAAGCGCTACACGCTCGGCCGGCGCGCCTATGGCGCCGAGGATCTCTCCGCGCTGGTGCTCGCCAGCCTCAAGGCCGATGCCGAGCGCTTTACCGGCGAAACGGTGACCGGCGCGGTGATCACTGTGCCCGCCTATTTCAACGATCAGCAACGCAAGGCGACTCGCCGCGCGGGCGAGCTGGCTGGGCTCAAGGTAGAGCGGCTGGTCAACGAGCCGACGGCGGCGGCGCTCGCCTATGGCATCCATGAGCGTGGCGACCGCGAACCCTTCCTGGTCTTCGACCTGGGCGGCGGCACGTTCGACGTATCGATCGTCGAAGTGTTCGACGGGGTTGTCGAGGTGCGCGCCTCCGCCGGCGACAACCGGCTGGGCGGGGAGGACTTCAACGACATGGTCGCCAAGCTCGCCCGTGCGGCGATCGACCCCGAGGGAACGCTGGTCGCGCGCGGCAAGGAATCGCTGTTCCACGAAGTGCTCCGCGCCGCTGCCGAGCGCACCCGCCGCGCGCTGAGCGAAGCCGAAGACGCGCTGTTCGAGATCGTGTGGGAAGGCAAGGCGTATAGCCACCGCATCACCGCCGCCGAATTCGAGGCCGCCGCCGATCCGCTGATCCAGCGGCTGCGCGATCCGGTGCTGCGCTCGATGCGCGACAGCAACATCGCGGTCGGCGGGCTAAGCGAAGTGGTGCTGGTGGGCGGCGCGACGCGGATGCCGGTCGTGCGCCGGGCGGTCACCCGGATGTTCGGCCGCTTCCCCAATCACAGCCTCCACCCCGATCACGCGGTCGCGCTCGGCGCGGCGGTGCAGGCCGGCCTCAAGGCGCGCGATGCGGCGCTGGAGGAGATCCGCCTCACCGATGTCTGCCCCTTCACTTTGGGCGTCGACACCGCGATGCGCGATCCGACCGGGCGGCTGGTGTTCGGCGTGTTCGCGCCGATCATCGAGCGCAACACCGTGGTGCCCGCCAGCCGCGTGCACCGCTTCCAGACGCTCGCCGAGAACCAGAAGCAGGTCGAGTTCAACATCTATCAGGGCGAGGCGCGCGCGGTCGCCGACAACGTCCATCTCGGCCAGGCCGTGGTGCCGGTGCCGCCGCGCCCAGCGGGCGAAGTCGTGGTCGATGTGCGCTTCAGCTATGACGCGAGCGGGCTGCTCGAAATCGATGTCAGCGTGCCGCTGAGCGGATTGCAGCGGCAATGGGTGATCAGCAGCGGCGACGGCGGCGACTCGCCCGAGGAAGTCGCTGCCCGCCGCGCCGCGCTTGCCGAGCTCAAGATCCATCCGCGCGATCAGGCCTCCAACGCCGCGACGCTGGCGCGCGCCGAGCGATGTTACGAGAATTTCATCGGCGAGCGGCGGCAGCATATCGCCGAGATGATCCTGACGTTCGAGGCGGTGCTCGCGCGGCAGGAGCCGCATTCGATCGACGACATGCGCGCGCAGGTCGAAGCGGCGCTCGACCAGATCGAAGGCGAGCGCTTCCTGTGAGCGGATCGCCCTGGGCGCTGCTGGGGATCGCCAGCACGACCGACGCGCTCGCGATTCGCCGGGCCTATGCGCGCACGCTGAAGACGATCGATGTCGATAGCGACCCCGCGGCGTTCATCGCGCTGCGGAACGCGCTCCACGCGGCGCAGATGCATGCCGCGCAGGCGGCGGCGCAGGTGCAGCAGCCTGTCCTCGCCGACGGGCCGTGCGAGCTTGCGCCCGAGGCGGAGTCTGCGCCTGAGGACGAGGCGATTGCGGCCGAGCGCCCGGCCTGGGTCGACGATATCGAGGCGATCCAGGCGCTGATCTATGGCGACCAGCCGCGCGAGGCGATCTTCGCCGAAGTCGGCACGCGCGCAGAGCGGCTGTTGAATGGCCCCGAGATGGCGGAGATCCAGCACGCCGCGCAGATCGAGCAATGGGCGGCGCAGGTGATCCTTTCGGGCATTCCGCGTAGCAACGGGCTGCTGCTTCCCGCGCTCCAGCGCTTCGGCTGGCGCCAGCGCGCCGAGCAATGGGATTACCACCCAGCGATTCGCGCGATCGTCGATCGCTATATCGATTGCCAGTATCTCAACGATCTGCGCGACGGCAGGAGCCCGAACGCCGCGGTTTTCCGCCGCATCTATGAAGGCGCCAAGCCGCGCAGTGGGCAGCTCGCCGCTGCCGAGGAATTCCTCAATATGGTCCGCCGCGATTTCTCGACGCTGCCGCACGAGTTCCCGGCCGACTCGCTCGCCGCCTGGGACAAGGCGATCGCGCGGCGCAACAACCGGCTGATCGCCAGATGGGGCCGTGCCCGCAACGCCTTCTGGGTGAAGTTCGTGCGCTTCGCGCGGCGCTACAAGCTGAACTATATTGGCGGCGGGCTGGCCATCGCGGTCGCGATCCTGCTGGGCCTCGGTGCTATCGTTGCCACCAATGGCTTTGCGTTGATCTTCATCCTCGCCGGGCTGGCCAGCAGCCGCAGGAAGTAGCGCCAGAAACAGGGCGGTGCACGCTCGGCCATTGCGCCGGGCGCGGCCTTTTGCTTTGGGGCAGTGCATGAGCACTGATCTCGACCAGCTCCGCGCCGATTTGCTCGGCTCCATCGACGCCGCCGCCGGCCTCGACGCGCTCGAAGCGCTTCGCGTGCATGCGCTCGGCAAGCAGGGGGCGATCACCGGCCTGCTCAAGACGCTGGGCGGGATGAGCCCCGAGGCGCGCCAGGTCGAAGGGCCGCGCATCCACGCGCTGCGCGAGGCGGTGACCGAGGCGCTCGCCACCCGCAAGGCGGGGCTGGAGAAGGCGGCGCTCGATGCGCGGCT
It encodes:
- a CDS encoding molecular chaperone HscC, with the translated sequence MIVGIDLGTTNSAIACFRDGAPQLIPNALGDLLTPSAVSLGKDGSLLVGLAARDRQSTHPDLTATAFKRHMGTRKRYTLGRRAYGAEDLSALVLASLKADAERFTGETVTGAVITVPAYFNDQQRKATRRAGELAGLKVERLVNEPTAAALAYGIHERGDREPFLVFDLGGGTFDVSIVEVFDGVVEVRASAGDNRLGGEDFNDMVAKLARAAIDPEGTLVARGKESLFHEVLRAAAERTRRALSEAEDALFEIVWEGKAYSHRITAAEFEAAADPLIQRLRDPVLRSMRDSNIAVGGLSEVVLVGGATRMPVVRRAVTRMFGRFPNHSLHPDHAVALGAAVQAGLKARDAALEEIRLTDVCPFTLGVDTAMRDPTGRLVFGVFAPIIERNTVVPASRVHRFQTLAENQKQVEFNIYQGEARAVADNVHLGQAVVPVPPRPAGEVVVDVRFSYDASGLLEIDVSVPLSGLQRQWVISSGDGGDSPEEVAARRAALAELKIHPRDQASNAATLARAERCYENFIGERRQHIAEMILTFEAVLARQEPHSIDDMRAQVEAALDQIEGERFL
- the rpmI gene encoding 50S ribosomal protein L35, which encodes MPKLKTKSGVKKRFKLTATGKVKHGVAGKRHRLISHNAKYIRQNRGTSVLADADTARVIAWAPYGLK
- a CDS encoding AsmA family protein is translated as MADREAPIVAADSAPPADAPARPLRALGTPLASVIAVVATILGLLVLAWTILFVTKGRFLRHTFERIVAGQTHREVKVEGDFQLYFNPLNVKFVAEKIHIANPEWAGKGNFFEARRIDSRISTWSLITGKRRVNWLSLENGQVDLQWDKAGKRNTWTFSEEKGEPLDLPVIRRALLQGTMIRYVDPRMQIEAGIRIHTVEAKDTQFASTIRFDGGGTARGTRFTLNGALLTPNATVTGGKNQLRLHAEGVRTQVDVSGTLPGATEIEGADLHMDMRGQNLADIFLLAGIAVPDTRTYRIRSALTKAGDEWRFTGLKGRFGDSDIAGKMAVKMTRPRLLVTAQLATDTLDIVDAGPFIGYNPNTLAAKGAAGAVTQVAGTPRLLPDAKLRVDALRNFDAKVHWTVRNVRAPSLPVSNIELGLDLDNMLLKLSPLNFSMARGTVSSDITINARKQPVFTDYDIRLSPTPMGTLLAGWGVEQSGTSGTIKARVQMTGSGDSVRESLAHSNGRIAIILPRGTFWTRNVQLAELDLGTFVQKMFEKKLKEPVQINCGLIGFTVRNGVAAADPILIDTQKNVMLGRGGFSFRNESIDLAFRADAKKFSLFSAQSPVGVNGYFARPGIDVISPELVARAGVGLGLGVFASPFAAIIAFVDVGDAKAAACGPVLEGARAAAQRDTKGRPRDDVGKGTTAKSESGKRSKDERHDQRKAFRKKD
- the hisN gene encoding histidinol-phosphatase; translated protein: MPVTAADIALAERLADAAGAAILPYFRAEHGVEAKDDQSPVTLADRAAEEAMRKLIIAERPMDGIQGEEFGVREGTSGRVWVLDPIDGTRAFIAGRPIFGTLIALIEEGWPLLGIIDQPVTKERWLGVMGRPTLFNGKPAETRRCRDLKDAILATTSPALFGDDQLHAFEHLDAAVMSVVLGGDCYNYGCVASGWMDVVVEAGLKLHDFAALVPIVEGAGGRMCDWQGDPLHAGSNGEVVAAGDPARIDDILEALACRGDHQHGH
- a CDS encoding VWA domain-containing protein, which codes for MAVSGCGGPQNGTKDAAAALENVNAGEAAQARAYVGRFVTENPDRCFQEVGLDRPELEPRKSDGIGPRVPPVRVVVAIDGSGSMAGRIGGQTKLALAREAATRFVDGLPSSVEASLLVFGQQGDNSAAGKARSCAGVDLLAPMSNDRTQLGAAVSRIRAVGWTPLAAGLARAEALLARSSTAGEQVIYVVSDGEETCGGDPVATARRINSGKTRAVVNIIGFGLPSSEAAALKAVSDAGGGSFVNVNSRADYDETLARLREANRQSGNVLRRSNAVSGNILRTSNATSGAVLCVNNIISGETLRMSNDLSARALQGTALPFRHTAEALLKARHNALQVRLKRYRERLQGNESHARETIDAAAEAVR
- a CDS encoding phospholipase A, which gives rise to MPMRRLLIPAALLCATPAAAQSLRAVPAQPASETEALRGVEVFLINEGDVAVTDAGPRQIEITAIDGTRLVLERAPGPLATVAPHGFAKARYVPVSVAGRAVPPAEQHAAAEIPEGETVVQSSTGSSSAFVDRFEPHEPVYGAFGLKDSGGKLQVSFAFRPFAENAPLKLGNLRFAYTQTMFWALNQPSGPFRSTNYSPEIYADIPFNDTTKVAIGYRHDSNGRGELDSVDLNRVFLRAEKSFDLGGDWHLDIAPQAWFYVGQIRSAPDVKDYFGYTSLTAAIGQQDGLKLSLTGRGNVETRKGAAELFVSYPLARVAKGVGFYLFGQVFTGYGEALDDYRKNDTHARIGIAFTR
- a CDS encoding peroxiredoxin, producing MRKLLIAAAALTLAVPATASLNTGVRAPDFTAPGAMAGKPFTVNLKTALKKGPVVLYFFPAAFTDGCNAEAHAFAEALPDFQKAGASVIGMTAGNIDKLEAFSAEKCAGKFAVAAASPDIIKKYDVALTKPDGTVTKITSRTSYVIAPNGKVLFVHSNMSPADHIRLSLEAVQKYRAAHTR
- the rplT gene encoding 50S ribosomal protein L20, translated to MARVKRGVTTKAKHKNILEQAKGYRGRRKNTIRIARQAVEKAGQYAYRDRKVKKRTFRGLWIQRINAGVRAEGLTYSQFMHGLKLAGIELDRKVLADIAMHEGEAFTAIIAQAKAALPQAA